A part of Macrobrachium nipponense isolate FS-2020 chromosome 26, ASM1510439v2, whole genome shotgun sequence genomic DNA contains:
- the LOC135200425 gene encoding uncharacterized protein LOC135200425 — MIILRAFCWTLLLVMVASSEEPNAEKSPDVSPDTTAEVESPDVPQKEQPIAQERSNAAHLNNAGIPEDQIALESVDRDSGGLSTGYGPPPPPLHPKAIPVPFPVPVQPGSIVIPVHPQPAPPGPGYKPPPPKKGIGFRPPPPPAGSYGPPIQAKQPPAPVFKRPPTPIKNYGPPPSYPPPPPPPPPTPPKHSYSAPPPGPSYSAPPPPPSPSYSAPPPAPSYVAPPPAPSYVAPPPGPAYSAPPPSPVFSAPPPSPVFSAPPPGPTYSAPPPGPLPSVPVPAPGTGYGAPKPVDVYTSPAETAPIIAGPPVHSKAPILPPAPLPLQTDHVAVHGTVHYEGRQPVPAPAPILNNPAPLPPQPTYVPPAPAPISAPVQPKPQILAVPPIAPVPHPIPDADVSGSANSYAPPESLAPADPWPNAVPVMPKITALDVKCEKNLMKVNIAFDKPFYGIVFSKGHYSNVDCVHLPAGLGRTQATFDISINACGTTGNTENGLYGYGSQSGSGTYFENTIVIQYDPQVQEVWDQARKLRCTWHDQYEKSVTFRPFPVDMLDVVRADFAGDNVGCWMQIQVGKGPWASEVSGLVKIGQTMTMVLAIKDDDNKFDMLIRNCMAHDGKKAPIQLVDQRGCVTRPKLMSKFTKIKNFGASASVLSYAHFQAFKFPDSMEVHFQCTIQICRYQCPAQCSDETIGGGYEAPVSLGRAKREVEETEDGKQKDIGVNRVIQVVSARDLTFVLEKKGGETDTEELREASTATLVAPLLEDQSGLICMSTPGFAATLVVLLAILIVSCLLSAFLCLRFRSHGDTRSIISSYDNPAFLHKKTHF; from the coding sequence GTGGCGAGCAGCGAGGAGCCCAACGCAGAGAAGAGCCCAGATGTCAGTCCTGATACCACCGCCGAGGTGGAGTCTCCGGACGTCCCGCAGAAGGAACAGCCCATCGCCCAGGAGAGATCCAACGCTGCCCACCTCAACAACGCCGGCATCCCAGAGGACCAGATCGCCCTGGAATCAGTGGACAGAGACTCCGGGGGCCTATCTACAGGTTACGGCCCTCCGCCACCACCGCTACACCCAAAAGCTATTCCAGTGCCTTTCCCGGTGCCAGTTCAACCCGGGTCTATCGTGATACCTGTGCACCCACAGCCAGCTCCTCCCGGTCCTGGTTACAAGCCTCCCCCACCTAAGAAGGGTATTGGTTTCCGcccaccccctcctcctgcaGGAAGTTACGGTCCTCCCATACAAGCTAAACAGCCTCCTGCCCCAGTTTTCAAGAGACCCCCAACTCCAATAAAGAACTATGGACCTCCTCCTAGttatccacctcctcctcctcccccaccacccACACCTCCCAAGCACTCCTACTCTGCCCCTCCTCCTGGACCTTCTtactctgctcctcctcctcctccaagtccCTCTTATTCAGCTCCCCCTCCAGCCCCCTCCTATGTAGCTCCTCCTCCAGCCCCCTCCTATGTAGCTCCTCCTCCAGGCCCTGCTTACTCAGCTCCTCCTCCAAGCCCCGTTTTCTCAGCTCCTCCTCCAAGCCCCGTTTTCTCAGCTCCTCCTCCTGGTCCTACTTATTCAGCTCCTCCACCAGGCCCTCTTCCCTCTGTTCCAGTACCAGCACCTGGCACAGGCTACGGTGCACCAAAACCTGTAGATGTTTACACTAGTCCTGCTGAAACAGCTCCCATTATTGCTGGTCCCCCCGTCCATTCTAAAGCCCCTATTTTACCACCTGCACCTCTTCCTTTGCAAACTGATCATGTTGCAGTTCACGGAACTGTTCACTACGAAGGCAGGCAGCCAGTTCCTGCCCCAGCTCCCATTCTGAATAATCCTGCACCTCTTCCACCACAGCCCACGTATGTTCCCCCTGCTCCAGCCCCTATCTCTGCTCCAGTCCAACCCAAACCACAAATATTGGCTGTTCCACCCATAGCTCCAGTGCCTCATCCCATCCCTGATGCTGATGTGTCTGGTTCTGCCAATTCTTATGCCCCTCCAGAGTCACTTGCCCCAGCTGACCCGTGGCCAAATGCTGTCCCAGTCATGCCAAAGATAACAGCACTTGATGTCAAATGCGAAAAGAATCTCATGAAAGTCAACATTGCGTTTGACAAACCATTCTATGGTATAGTCTTTAGTAAGGGACATTACAGTAACGTTGATTGCGTACACCTTCCAGCAGGCTTAGGTCGCACCCAGGCTACATTTGACATATCAATTAACGCCTGTGGCACAACTGGAAACACCGAAAATGGTCTCTATGGTTATGGAAGCCAAAGTGGATCAGGCACTTACTTCGAAAACACGATTGTGATCCAGTATGATCCTCAAGTACAAGAAGTATGGGATCAAGCTCGCAAGCTCCGATGCACATGGCATGATCAGTATGAAAAATCTGTAACATTCCGACCTTTCCCTGTAGACATGTTAGATGTGGTGAGAGCTGATTTTGCTGGCGATAATGTTGGATGCTGGATGCAAATACAAGTAGGCAAAGGTCCATGGGCTTCAGAGGTATCTGGTTTGGTTAAAATTGGTCAGACTATGACGATGGTTCTAGCCATTAAAGATGACGATAACAAGTTTGACATGTTGATTCGAAACTGCATGGCCCATGATGGTAAGAAAGCACCAATTCAGCTGGTTGATCAGCGAGGATGCGTAACAAGGCCTAAACTCATGTCGAAGTTCACAAAGATTAAGAACTTTGGAGCGTCAGCTTCCGTTCTGTCATACGCACACTTCCAGGCATTCAAGTTCCCAGATTCTATGGAGGTTCACTTCCAGTGCACTATTCAGATTTGCAGATATCAGTGCCCAGCTCAGTGTAGTGATGAGACTATTGGAGGTGGTTATGAAGCTCCAGTATCGCTTGGCCGAGCCAAACGTGAAGTAGAAGAGACAGAAGATGGTAAGCAGAAAGACATTGGCGTGAATCGCGTCATCCAAGTAGTGTCTGCCCGCGATCTGACATTTGTTTTAgagaagaaaggaggagaaaCTGATACCGAGGAATTAAGAGAAGCCAGTACTGCAACTCTCGTCGCTCCTTTGCTTGAAGACCAAAGTGGCCTCATCTGCATGTCGACACCTGGTTTTGCTGCCACTCTCGTTGTACTATTAGCAATACTCATCGTTTCTTGCCTTCTCTCAGCTTTCTTGTGTCTGCGGTTTAGAAGTCACGGTGATACACGTTCAATCATTTCCTCTTATGATAATCCAGCATTTCTTCATAAGAAGACGCATTTCTAA